The Morganella morganii sequence GGCTGGACTGCGTTAATGGTGATCCCGAGACGGGCATATTCCAGCGCGGCACTGCGCATAAAACCAAGCTGTGCGGCTTTGCTTGCACCGTAATGGCTCCAGCCCGGAAAGCCGGTGACCGGACCGGTAATGGAAGAGGTAATCACGATCCGGCCATATTTTTGTTCTTCCATCACACCCAGCGCGGCCTGAACCAGGAAAAACATCCCCTTCACGTTCACCTTCTGCATGGTATCCCAGTCCTGCTCCGTCATGGATTTGATGGTGCATTGCGGGAAAATACCGGTATTTGAGCAGAGGATATCCAGACGACCGTACTTTTCTCTGACCTTACTGATAACAGCGCGGCACTGAGACTGAGAGGTTACATCCAGTGCCATAAAGTCTGTTCCCAGCTCTGCAGCGGTTGCGCTGCCGGTTTTTTCATCAATATCGGCGATAACAATGGTGGCACCGCCCTTTTTCAGCGCGGTGACGATGCCGCGCCCGATCCCTTTGGCGCCGCCGGAAACCACTGCGATTTTACCTGTCAAGTCGAACATATACATTCTCCTGTTTACCGGGGTTAACACTTAAGTCGTAAATCATTACAGCATGGCTGTCCCGGAATGCAATGGCAAAGCCGCCATGATTGAGGAAGTATGAGGATTGTCACACCGGTAAGTATCTGCAGGGTGAGCAGGATGTTGTAACAGATAATTGTGTCAGCGGCGCATAAAACCATTCTTATGACTGAATCGATTTTAGCAAAATAACATTTTCTGCCGTTTTAATGCTGTGCGGCAATGGATTTATCACATGGGCTGATTATTTTCACAGTAAATATTAAATCTGAAAAATCGCAATATTGAAGTTTTAAATGCTTATCTGTCTGTCGTAGTTGGCTTATGTTGACATTAGCGACTATACCCACAGGCAAAAACCGGCTATTTCCGTCCGGGAAGAAATAAAAAGGAAAAAATCGGGTTATAAAAAAAATAGCCAGATATCATTTTT is a genomic window containing:
- the fabG gene encoding 3-oxoacyl-ACP reductase FabG, with translation MFDLTGKIAVVSGGAKGIGRGIVTALKKGGATIVIADIDEKTGSATAAELGTDFMALDVTSQSQCRAVISKVREKYGRLDILCSNTGIFPQCTIKSMTEQDWDTMQKVNVKGMFFLVQAALGVMEEQKYGRIVITSSITGPVTGFPGWSHYGASKAAQLGFMRSAALEYARLGITINAVQPGNILTEGLKAQGETYLDQMRATIPTHTLGEPEDIGYAAAFLASDEAKYITGQTIIIDGGQILPESPEALL